The following nucleotide sequence is from Thermostaphylospora chromogena.
CGGCCAGCCGCGGCCAGGCCACCGAGAACCGGTAGGCGCGCAGGCCGATCGACGCCATCAGCTCCACGTCCTCCAGGTACCGGTGGTAGTGGTCGCAGGCGACGTCGCCGGTGTGGCCGTCGCGGACGGCCCCCGGCGTGTGGGAGAACGTGTCCCAGATGGACGGCTCCCTGCCGTCCTCGGTCACCGCCCCCTCGACCTGGTAGGCGGCCGTGGCCGCGCCCAGCAGGAAATCGTCAGGAAACATAGGCACTCGTACTCCCTCGCACGGACAGGCGCGGCTCGATGAGCGTCGCCTCGGGAACGGAACGGCCGTCCAGTTTGGCCATGAGGAGCTCCACGGCACGGTGACCGACGTCCTCGGCCGGGATCAGCACGGAGGTGAGCGGCGGGCTCGACCGGTCGGCGACGTCGTCGGGGCAGATCGCCACCACCGACACGTCCTGGGGCACCCGTTTGCCCAGCACGCGCAGGGCGGCGAGCACGTGCCCGACGGCCGCCTCGTTGTGCACGACGAGCCCGGACAGGCCGGGCTCGTCCCGCAGCAGGGTCTCGACCGTGCCGAACACCTCGTCGTAGGTCTCCTCGCACGGCAGCGCCGTGCCCACGATGCCGTGCCGTCGCACGGCCTCGGTGAACCCCTCGCGGGTGCGCCGGGCGAAGCCGGTGCCGCGCTCGTAGACGACGGCGGGAGCGCCGAGCAGCGCGATCTGCCGATGGCCGAGCTCGGCCAGGTGGTCGACGCACAGCGCACCGGCACGGGCGAAGTCGAGGTCCACACAGGTCAGACCGGTGGCGTCGGCGGGGAATCCGATCAGCACGCTGGGTTCGGCCAGCTCGCGCAGGAGCGGCACCCGTTCGTCGTCCAGTTCGACGTCCATCAGCACCAGGCCGTCCACCATGGCGCTGGCGGCGACCCGGCGCAGGCCGTCGGGCCCCTCGTCGGCGGTCATCAGCAGCACGTCGTGGTCGTACTGGCGCGCGGTGGTCACCACCGAGGTGGCGAACTGCATGAGAACCGGCAGGTGCATGCCCGCGCGCAACGGCAGCACCAGCGAGATCACGTTGGCCCGTCTGCTGGCCAGCGCCCGCGCCCCGGCGTTGGGGTGATAGCCGAGGACGCGCACGCTGTCGAGCACCCGCTGCCGGGTCGCCGCCGAGATCGCGCGTTTGCCGCTGAGCACGTAGGAGACCGTGCTCACCGCGACCCCGGCGTGCCGGGCGACCTCCGCGATCGTGACGGGGCGCCGGTTCACCGCTCGTTCCTCCGCGCCGTCCGAACGGCGCGCCGTCCGGCCGGTCACGCCCGCCTGACCTCGATCGTCGTCAACGTCACGCCTTCGTTCTCGAACACGACATAGAGATCGCGCAAGCCGGCCACCCCATCAAGTGAGCACGTCGCCTCCGCCGTCTCATACTTGTCCGCGACCGGAGGAACGGGAACCGTGCCGGCCACCTTCCCGAAGAGCGGATCGTCCAGCCGCAGCGTCACCACGGCCCCCTCGGTGCTGCCGGCGGTGATCACGCAGGAGGACGCCCCGGCCCCGAAGTCCACGGACTGGAAGCGGATCCACCCGCCCGCCTCCCGCGCCCGTACGGCGTCACCGCTTTCGCGTGAGGCGTCCACCAGCGTGATCCCGTCGTACTCGTCGTGGTCCACGGCCCGGATCGGCCCCGCGTAGGGGTCGCGCGGCGGTATGCGCTCACCGGGCACGTGCAGGGGCGCCGACAGGCGGATGTCCCGCGCCGACCTGCCCACCATGAGCACGTGCGGGGCGTCTTCCACCACGAAACGCCCCCGGGTCACGTCCCAGAACGCCAGATCGCCGACCGCGAAGGTCAGCGTGATCCGCCGGCTCTCCCCCGGTTCGAGCCGCAGCCGGTGGAAGGCGCGCAGCCTGCGCAGCGGCTGCTTGACCCGCGACCTGCGCTGACGGGTGTAGAGCTGCACCACCTCCACGCCCGGGCGCTCCCCCGTGTTCGTCACCGTGACGGTGGCGGTGATCTTCTCCTCGCCGACGGAGACGTCCAGGTCGCGGTAGTCGAACTCGGTGTAGCTCAGCCCGTGGCCGAACGGGTACAGCGGGACGCCCCGGTAGTACATGTAGGTGGCGTCGGTGGCGATGATGTCGTAGTCGAGCAGGTCGGGCAGCTCGCACGCGGAGCGGTACCACGTCTGGGTGAGCCGGCCGCCGGGGTCGGCGTCGCCGAAGAGCAC
It contains:
- a CDS encoding LacI family DNA-binding transcriptional regulator → MNRRPVTIAEVARHAGVAVSTVSYVLSGKRAISAATRQRVLDSVRVLGYHPNAGARALASRRANVISLVLPLRAGMHLPVLMQFATSVVTTARQYDHDVLLMTADEGPDGLRRVAASAMVDGLVLMDVELDDERVPLLRELAEPSVLIGFPADATGLTCVDLDFARAGALCVDHLAELGHRQIALLGAPAVVYERGTGFARRTREGFTEAVRRHGIVGTALPCEETYDEVFGTVETLLRDEPGLSGLVVHNEAAVGHVLAALRVLGKRVPQDVSVVAICPDDVADRSSPPLTSVLIPAEDVGHRAVELLMAKLDGRSVPEATLIEPRLSVRGSTSAYVS